A window of the Gossypium hirsutum isolate 1008001.06 chromosome A05, Gossypium_hirsutum_v2.1, whole genome shotgun sequence genome harbors these coding sequences:
- the LOC107961006 gene encoding uncharacterized protein, with protein MERREEERTLRRQEELGERIRNCKNQRELDSLIQETCDMEFGLQIQDDMDEYIFSGESDYEYDHEETLKMEKPETEPKIEEMSEDEEPERKYEQGESSNTRFKVEDDEGNILHDEAKSETFSEEGMNEYYDPELDPLTDGIENFDLDGLNVDMDGLPRLDTQRRRLGSKRRNTTRRHFREGFRSRIPPQYQLTHSENAYNNRWLNLDCVLDRMKELEGWYRQMSFLSKRNLETVADLEDFLEHFMTGNVRAWWSSQQGQALRSHYLTSDDTISTRLGKIKSLIINEFIGFNQVNLALVQEKEIAKAEYILNNMRPCDLCYWRNFVCKYEKWFHKLVTKEKYTKYEEQFFLKFPPTWKDELEKRFDKEKDNRLCNNLAGRIMCVQELMEEKCKEKYFNEDIKRFTNTGPCCDSALIEIPTRWGCRPVRDHRKKSSYKHRKKYKRYRKRFVPRRYKKYKKQYRRKRYKKDNKKGHRRKKSYDELRDNHYENRDKIRKQQDCPRKKKDCRCWLCKEEGHYANECPQRHKRENNRMIKQLEYINSIGYEPIESEPDSEISVYEYSTEEEIREFSDDPGSEWELIE; from the coding sequence ATGGAAAGACGAGAAGAAGAAAGGACTCTTAGAAGACAAGAAGAATTAGGCGAAAGAATTAGGAATTGTAAGAACCAAAGAGAGTTAGACTCTCTAATCCAAGAAACTTGTGATATGGAGTTCGGACTCCAGATCCAAGATGACATGGATGAATATATTTTTAGTGGTGAAAGTGATTATGAATATGATCATGAAGAAACCCTAAAAATGGAAAAACCTGAGACAGAACCTAAAATTGAGGAAATGTCTGAGGATGAAGAAcctgaaagaaaatatgaacaagGAGAATCATCTAATACTAGATTTAAGGTAGAGGATGATGAAGGAAATATTTTGCATGATGAAGCTAAGAGTGAAACTTTTAGTGAAGAAGGAATGAATGAATACTATGATCCAGAGTTAGATCCATTAACTGATGGAATTGAAAACTTTGATCTAGACGGATTAAACGTTGATATGGATGGTCTACCTAGACTAGACACTCAACGAAGAAGACTAGGAAGTAAACGTAGAAATACTACTAGAAGACATTTTAGAGAAGGATTTAGAAGTAGAATACCTCCGCAATACCAATTAACACATAGTGAAAACGCTTATAATAATAGGTGGTTGAATCTAGACTGTGTTTTGGACAGAATGAAAGAATTAGAAGGATGGTATAGACAAATGAGTTTCTTAAGTAAAAGGAACTTAGAAACCGTAGCAGATCTAGAAGATTTTCTAGAACATTTTATGACTGGAAATGTGAGAGCCTGGTGGAGCTCACAACAAGGTCAAGCATTAAGGTCTCATTACTTAACGAGTGATGATACCATAAGCACGAGATTAGGAAAGATTAAAAGCTTGATAATAAACGAATTTATTGGTTTTAATCAAGTAAATCTAGCATTAGTGCAAGAGAAAGAAATAGCAAAAGCAGAATATATCTTAAATAACATGCGtccttgtgatttatgttattGGAGAAATTTTGTATGCAAATATGAAAAATGGTTCCATAAATTGGTAACCAAAGAAAAATATACGAAATATGAAGaacaattctttttaaaattccCTCCTACTTGGAAAGACGAATTAGAAAAAAGATTTGATAAAGAGAAAGATAATAGATTATGCAATAATCTAGCAGGAAGGATAATGTGTGTCCAAGAATTAATGGAAGaaaaatgcaaagaaaaatattttaatgaagaCATTAAAAGATTTACGAACACAGGACCATGCTGTGATTCAGCATTAATTGAAATACCGACTCGATGGGGTTGTAGACCCGTACGAGATCACCGAAAGAAATCTTCCTATAAGCATAGGAAGAAATATAAAAGGTATCGTAAGAGGTTCGTACCTCGAAGATACAAGAAATATAAAAAGCAGTATCGTAGAAAACGATATAAGAAAGATAATAAAAAAGGACATAGAAGAAAGAAATCATATGACGAATTAAGGGATAATCACTATGAAAATAGGGATAAAATTAGAAAGCAACAGGATTGCCCTAGAAAAAAGAAAGATTGCAGATGTTGGCTCTGCAAAGAGGAAGGACATTATGCGAATGAATGCCCTCAAAGGCATAAACGTGAAAATAATAGAATGATTAAGCAATTAGAATATATTAATTCTATTGGCTATGAACCTATAGAATCTGAACCAGATTCTGAAATATCAGTCTATGAATATAGTACTGAAGAAGAAATACGAGAGTTTTCTGATGATCCAGGATCAGAATGGGAACTCATCGAATAA
- the LOC107934821 gene encoding chalcone synthase 2-like: MVTVEEVRKAQRAQGPATVLAIGTSTPPNCVDQSTYPDYYFRITNSEHKTELKEKFKRMCEKSMIKKRYMFLTEEILKENPNVCAYMEPSLDARQDMVVVEVPKLGKEAAARAIKEWGQPKSKITHLVFCTTSGVDMPGADYQLTKLLGLRPSVKRLMMYQQGCFAGGTVLRVAKDLAENNEGARVLVVCSEITAVTFRGPSDTHLDSLVGQALFGDGAAAVIIGSDPIPEIEKPLFELVSAAQTILPDSDGAIDGHLREVGLTFHLLKDVPGLISKNIEKSLVEAFQPLGITDWNSLFWIAHPGGPAILDQVEAKLALKPEKLRATRHVLSEYGNMSSACVLFILDEMRNKSREDGVQTTGEGLEWGVLFGFGPGLTVETVVLHSIPA, from the exons ATGGTGACCGTTGAGGAAGTCCGTAAGGCTCAACGTGCCCAAGGGCCGGCCACGGTGTTGGCGATCGGCACATCAACTCCACCAAATTGCGTTGATCAAAGCACGTATCCTGACTATTACTTCCGTATCACAAATAGTGAGCACAAGACTGAGCTGAAAGAGAAATTCAAGCGCATGT GCGAAAAATCAATGATTAAGAAGCGGTACATGTTCTTAACGGAAGAGATTCTGAAGGAGAACCCTAATGTATGTGCATACATGGAACCTTCATTAGATGCTAGGCAAGACATGGTGGTGGTTGAGGTGCCAAAGCTCGGCAAAGAAGCCGCCGCTAGAGCCATTAAAGAATGGGGCCAGCCCAAGTCCAAGATCACCCACCTTGTCTTCTGCACCACCAGTGGCGTCGACATGCCTGGCGCCGACTACCAGCTCACCAAGCTCTTGGGCCTCCGCCCCTCCGTTAAGCGCCTCATGATGTACCAACAAGGCTGCTTCGCCGGCGGCACGGTGCTGCGTGTGGCCAAGGACTTGGCCGAGAATAACGAAGGTGCTCGAGTCCTCGTTGTTTGCTCGGAAATCACCGCCGTCACCTTCCGGGGACCTAGTGACACTCACCTAGATAGTCTCGTCGGCCAAGCGTTGTTCGGCGATGGTGCTGCTGCTGTTATAATCGGTTCGGACCCGATTCCTGAAATCGAGAAgccattgtttgaacttgtttcaGCAGCTCAAACAATCTTGCCAGACAGTGACGGTGCCATTGATGGTCACCTTCGTGAAGTAGGTCTTACGTTCCATCTCCTCAAGGATGTTCCAGGGCTTATTTCTAAGAACATTGAAAAAAGCTTAGTCGAGGCATTTCAGCCATTGGGAATCACTGACTGGAACTCCCTTTTCTGGATAGCTCACCCAGGTGGTCCAGCCATATTGGACCAGGTGGAAGCCAAGTTAGCCCTTAAGCCTGAAAAGCTACGAGCCACAAGGCACGTTCTTTCAGAGTATGGGAACATGTCGAGTGCCTGTGTGCTGTTCATTTTGGATGAGATGAGGAATAAATCAAGAGAAGATGGGGTTCAGACCACGGGTGAAGGGCTCGAGTGGGGAGTCCTGTTTGGGTTCGGACCAGGGCTCACCGTTGAGACGGTGGTTCTCCATAGCATCCCCGCTTAA